The segment AAGCTTCGGCGCGGGAAAAAGGAAAGGCGAAGCTTGCCGTACAGCTTGGGATACTCGCCCAAAAGCTTGTGGGCCAGTCGGCAATGCCAGCATAGGGGATCGGTGACCACTACCACGTCCAGCTCGCCCTGGCCGCGCATCTCCACCACAGCATGGTCGAAGAGCGCACGGAACTCGGGCGAACAGCCGTTCGGAGCCCCGGCCTTCTTGTGGTCACGAGCCCTATCCCGGCTCTCGCTTTCGGCATGAGCGGCGGGGTTGTACTTGTCGGGCGGCAGGTCGCCGACCCGCTGACAACCGGCAAACAACCCCAGGGCAACGATCAGCAACGGCAGAAGTGTAAGCTTGGTTCGCATTTGCTCAACATATGCTCTAAACGCCGGAAAGCCAAGCCCGGGGCTGCAATACGGACGGCCCTCCGCCGCCCGTGGTCAGGCGGCGGCGTTGCCGATCCGGCTTACCGGCGCAGGCCGGTTGGCGTCTTGGAAACGGGCCGTACCCTCGCGTCCCATGAACCGGGACAGGACCTTGGGGTCCGATTTGTGAAGATCCACCAGGATGAGCCCGTCCATGCAGTTGCCGAAATCCGGGTCCATGTTGAAGCCGATGATCTTGCCGCCCAGCTTGAGGTACTGTTTGAGCAGCACCGGAATGGACCGGCCGTCCTCCACGTCGCGCACGAAGTCGGCCACGTCCTCGGGGTTGTCGAAAACCGCCTCGGGCAGGGAGAAGTCGAGCCTTTTCAATTTCTTGACCTTGGGCGGCCGCTTGGGAAGGGCCATCCGGGCCAGCTCGGGCATGGAGCAGTGGCGTTCCATGAAGCCTACGATAAGTTCCCGGGCGATCACCGAGTATTCGCTGGAAATGGACACGCAGCCGAAGAGCCTTGAATAACGGGGATTGCGGACCACATACTCGGCCAAGCCTTTCCACAGCATGAGCAACGGCTGGTAACTGCGCTGGTATTTGGGAATGACGAAGGAACGGCCCAGCTCCAACGCGGGTCCAAGCCCCTCGAGGAAGCCGGGGCGGTAGTCGAAGAGCGTGGAAGTGTACAGCCCGGAAGCGCCCTGCTCGGCAATGATCTCGTCGGTCCTGGCGAAACGGTACGCCCCGGCCACCTCCCGCTCCTTCCGGTTCCAGAGGACCAGGTGGTGGTAGGTGTCGTCGAACTTGTCGATGTCCATGGCCCGGCCGGTGCCCTCCCCAACCTGGCGGAAGGTCTCCTCGCGCTGTATTCCGATCTCGCGCAGCAGCCGGGGAATCATGAACGCCTGGGCGTGGAACACGATGAAGTCGGCGCTTTCGAGCAGGATGTTTTCATCCGGCAGGGTAGCCACTTCGGAGGC is part of the Desulfovibrio sp. Fe33 genome and harbors:
- a CDS encoding lysophospholipid acyltransferase family protein — protein: MEDRLAGPLFNLDSPFNDPVRHTLFSMVRRPLAKVLRLDTLNSLYSTLQDGGDGSFVDKALDLLGVRFSVDGQPVSRVPRTGPLVAVCNHPFGVLEGLLLVRILREVRSDIKIMANFMLGMIPEMDDLIIQVDPFGGAESSRKNIAGLKACMRWLKDGGMLVVFPAGEVSSLKVKKRRVGDPNWSPMIGRMIRKTGAAALPVFFDGRNSGLFQTLGLIHPRLRTVLLPHENLKHASRDVIGVRLGTVIGHDKLAEHGDDQAVVDYLRFRTYLLRRERKPRFNFKPRESRRRMEPIANSRGKHILASEVATLPDENILLESADFIVFHAQAFMIPRLLREIGIQREETFRQVGEGTGRAMDIDKFDDTYHHLVLWNRKEREVAGAYRFARTDEIIAEQGASGLYTSTLFDYRPGFLEGLGPALELGRSFVIPKYQRSYQPLLMLWKGLAEYVVRNPRYSRLFGCVSISSEYSVIARELIVGFMERHCSMPELARMALPKRPPKVKKLKRLDFSLPEAVFDNPEDVADFVRDVEDGRSIPVLLKQYLKLGGKIIGFNMDPDFGNCMDGLILVDLHKSDPKVLSRFMGREGTARFQDANRPAPVSRIGNAAA